The Candidatus Melainabacteria bacterium RIFOXYA2_FULL_32_9 genomic sequence CTAATGTTCACCAGATAGATTGCCACGCACCTTCGGTGCTCGCAATGACAGTGCGTGTTATTAGAATGATTGATGACTTAAAAAAGTAACTTTGTCACCTCGCAATGATTGTGCGTATTATTGGAATGATTGATGACTGAGAAAAGTGACTTTGTCACCTCGCAATAACCATACTTTATTATTTATGAATTTTTTAGAGATATTACTGTCAATTCAAGTTAATTCTAGCCAAAATTCTCGAAAACCCGCCTCTGCATCTCTATCAGTCATATCAAACTTTTTATCGATTTCGGGTTAACTAATTTTACTAGCATTAGTCTGCTGCCTTTTTACGGAAACAACGTCACTAACACTTGTAATTCCTGAGATGATTTTATTCAAATTTTCAATATCAGTAATTTCTAATTCTACTTCAATTAAAGCAAATGCTTTATCCCTTGTTTTTATGTTGGCACGAGTAATATTTGCCCTATTATCAGAAATTTTTCCTAATACATCTTTAAATACACCAAGTCTGTCAATAACTTCAATCAGAATTCTTGTCACATATACTTTTGAATTATTTGTTTGAGCCCAATTAACGTACATTATTCTTTCAGGATCAACCGTACTAAGACTCTTGCATTCCTCTCTATGAACACTGACGCCTCTACTTCTTGTTACAACACCCACAATTGATTCCCCAGGCACAGGTGAACAACATTTAGATATGTGATACAACATTCCTTCAAGGCCTTCAATAACTTGATTGGTATTCCCGGATTTAGACCTTGCAAATCGCATTTTAGGAAGAATTTCACTGGACTTAAGCTTATTAGTTATCTTTGTAATAGAGAGTTCTCCGTAGCCAAAAGCAGCAAATAAATCTTCTTCACTTGGATAATTAAGCTGATTTGCAACCTCTAGCATTTTTCCGGATTTAACGTGCTCCTCAAATGCTGACTTTCCAAGCTCCTGTTCTAAGTTACTTCTACCCTGAGAAATATTCTCATCTCTAAGATTTTTCTTAAACCATTGCCGTATTCTATTGCGAGCCTGATTTGTTACAACTATATTAATCCAACCAAGACGAGGTTTTGCCTGTTTACTGGTCAGTATCTCTACTATGTCACCATTTCTAAGTTTATTATCTAGAGGTATTATACGTCCATTAACCAATGCACCAACACACTTATGACCAACTTCAGTATGAATTCTATAAGCAAAATCAATAGGAGTAGCACCATTTGGAAGGTCAATAACATCTCCTTTAGGTGAGAATACAAATACTTGATCAGAAAATAAATCTAATTTTACGCTATTTACATATTCCTGCGCATCTTTTATATCTTGCTGAAATTCTATTAATTTCCTCAACCATGAAAACTTTTTATCAACATCAGAATTGGATTTTACTGATCCTCCTGACTCCTTATATCTCCAATGAGCAGCAATACCGTATTCTGCAATTTCATGCATTTCGTGAGTTCTGATTTGAACTTCCAGAGGCTTTCCTCTAGGCCCAATGACCGAAGTATGCAACGACCTGTAAAGATTGTTCTTTGGCATAGCTATATAATCTTTAAACCTGCCAGGTATTGGCTTGAATGCAGAGTGTATTACCCCTAAAACCTCATAGCATTCTTTTTCAGAATCAACAATTATTCTAGCGGCAGTTATATCATATAAATCCTGATATGATTTTTGCTGTCTAACCATTTTATTATATATACTATTGTAATTTTTAGCTCTTCCGGTAATTACAGCTTGAATACTCATACTTTTAAGATTTGAATTTATCTTATCAATAATAGCCTGAACAGTTAGATCCCTCTCAGCTTTACTCTGTGCCACCAATTGAGCAATCTCAAAATATTTTTCAGGATTTATGTATCTTAAAGCTAAATCCTCTAATTCAGCCTTAATTCTACCCATTCCGAGCCTGTTTGCAAGTGGAGCAAAAATCTCTACAGTCTCTTTAGCAATTTCTTTTTGCTTATGAGGGGACATATAGTTAAGAGTTCTCATATTATGAAGTCTGTCGGCCAATTTTAGGAAAATAACCCTTACATCTTCAGCCATAGCAAGGAACATTTTTCTAAAATTCTCTGCCTGTCTTTCTTCTTTAGAACTAAAACTATATTTACTTAATTTAGTAACACCATTTACCAGATTAAGTACATCTTCACCAAATTTTTCTTTGATCTCTTCAGGCTTTGTCTCTGTATCTTCAAGAATATCATGCAATAATGCAGCACAAATTGTGTCTGTATCCGCTTGTAAATTCGCAAGTATAGTTGCGACCTCTACAGGATGCACAATATATGGTTCTTCGCTAATCCTATACTGTCCTTTATGCCATGATGCAGCAAAATCGTAAGCAGAGCGAATTTTCTTTACATCTTCCTCTGTTCTATGCTGCTCTTTTATTATAGAATCTAATTGGTCAAATAATGATCTATTGTCCATATGGTCAAAACTACTAATTTCTTACTAAATACAACTTTTTCCTTATATATTTTACTCTTTATTATAAATAAAAGCTATATGAATAACTCAGATAACGAAAAACTTAAGATAACCAAACTCACAGATGGGATCAAAATTAGTGTAAAAATAATTCCCAATTCTTCAAAATGTGAAATTGCAGGCATTATCGATAATAGCTTGAGGATAAAACTTGATGTACCTCCAATTGAAGGAAAAGCAAATGAAAAATGCATCAAATTTCTATCAAAATTACTTGGAGTTCCTAAAACATCAATAAATATAATAAGCGGTGAAAAATCTAAAAACAAAATCCTTTATATTAAAGGTAATCCTGAAGAATTAGCCGCCAAAATTTATGCTTATAAATACTAATATATTTGTTAAATTAACAAATATATTAGTATTTATAAGTTTAATTTACAATAAATTCTTATCGGTTAAATATATTCATGATAAAATATACATTAAAAAGTATTGGAGGCTTAAATGTTAGGATTTTTTCAAGCTGTACAAGTAATTTCAGGGGCGCTGCTCATATTATTAATTCTACTTCACTCACCAAAAGGAGCAGGTCTAGCCGCAATTGGTGATGCAGCACAGTTATTTTCAAGTCAAAGAAGTGTTGAAGCAGGATTAAATAAATTTACAGCTATAATTTCAACCATATTTATTGTTTCTTCTATCCTATTAGGATTTGGAATTATCAGATAAACCTTACTATATTTTAATAATCTAAAGCCCTCTGTGTTAACAGAGGGCTTTAGTATCTAATGTTAATTTGCTAAATCAAATTAAGACTTAGAATATTCTGCATCGATAACATCTTCATCTGAAGAGTTTTGTGATTGAGAATCTTCAGTACCTTCAGAATCAGCTTGTCCTGCAGCTCCTGCTTGTTGATAAGCAGCAGAGGAAA encodes the following:
- a CDS encoding preprotein translocase subunit SecG encodes the protein MLGFFQAVQVISGALLILLILLHSPKGAGLAAIGDAAQLFSSQRSVEAGLNKFTAIISTIFIVSSILLGFGIIR
- a CDS encoding YggU family protein, translating into MNNSDNEKLKITKLTDGIKISVKIIPNSSKCEIAGIIDNSLRIKLDVPPIEGKANEKCIKFLSKLLGVPKTSINIISGEKSKNKILYIKGNPEELAAKIYAYKY